In Triticum aestivum cultivar Chinese Spring chromosome 5B, IWGSC CS RefSeq v2.1, whole genome shotgun sequence, the following proteins share a genomic window:
- the LOC123116122 gene encoding protein ALTERED XYLOGLUCAN 4-like, translating into MGVSSPHQTLPRLTKILTLSLYAILPLVLLFYLLSPSPIAAPPSTSTSPPHGERQQVVKTATGAPPGTQGSKPAPQCDYSEGEWIPNAAGPRYTGTSCGATIKHEQNCIVNGRPDTGYLNWRWRPRGCALPPFAPAEFLELVRGRHVAFVGDSLARNQCESLVCLLGSEYPVELVLDGGEERKFRQWAFRSHNATVSVFWSPFLVKGTEKSWAPGGLGYNRLYFDQPDERWAAELPGIDVVVLSFGQWFLQSAMYYERGAVIGCHHCPEPNRTETGFFGVFRLAVKNALRDVIARSSAGREKLAVLTTFSPAHFDGEWDSPDACARTEPYAPGEKEMSYMHKEMWRTGAEEATAAAVEARSRGSAVTVEALQVTRLADMRPDAHPGPYFHPFPFAGAGGEKKRERVPNDCVYSCLPGPIDTWNEILLQMVKRWRGASSSR; encoded by the exons ATGGGCGTCTCATCTCCTCACCAGACGCTTCCACGCCTCACGAAGATCCTCACCTTGTCGCTCTACGCCATCCTCCCTCTCGTCCTCCTCTTCTACCTCCTCTCCCCTTCTCCCATCGCCGCCCCACCCTCCACttccacctcgccgccccacg GTGAGAGGCAGCAGGTGGTGAAGACCGCTACAGGGGCGCCGCCAGGAACCCAGGGGTCGAAACCGGCGCCGCAGTGCGACTACTCGGAGGGGGAATGGATTCCGAACGCGGCGGGGCCGCGGTACACCGGGACGAGCTGCGGCGCGACGATCAAGCACGAGCAGAACTGCATCGTGAACGGCCGGCCGGACACGGGGTACCTGAACTGGCGGTGGCGGCCGCGCGGGTGCGCGCTCCCGCCGTTCGCGCCCGCTGAGTTCCTGGAGCTGGTGCGCGGCCGGCACGTCGCGTTCGTAGGCGACTCGCTCGCGCGGAACCAGTGCGAGTCGCTGGTGTGCCTCCTCGGGTCGGAGTACCCCGTCGAGCTGGTCCTTGACGGCGGCGAGGAGCGCAAGTTCCGGCAGTGGGCGTTCCGGTCGCACAACGCGACGGTGTCGGTGTTCTGGTCGCCGTTCCTGGTGAAGGGCACGGAGAAGTCGTGGGCGCCGGGTGGGCTTGGCTACAACAGGCTGTACTTCGACCAGCCCGACGAGCGGTGGGCGGCGGAGCTCCCGGGCATCGACGTGGTGGTGCTCTCCTTCGGGCAGTGGTTCCTGCAGTCGGCGATGTACTACGAGCGCGGTGCTGTGATCGGGTGCCACCACTGCCCGGAGCCGAACCGCACGGAGACGGGCTTCTTCGGCGTTTTCCGCCTCGCCGTCAAGAACGCCCTCCGCGATGTCATCGCCCGCTCCAGCGCCGGCCGGGAGAAGCTGGCTGTGCTGACTACGTTCTCGCCGGCGCACTTCGACGGGGAGTGGGACAGCCCGGACGCGTGCGCGCGCACGGAGCCGTACGCTCCGGGAGAGAAGGAGATGTCGTACATGCACAAAGAGATGTGGCGGACGGGCGCGGAGGAGGCCACCGCGGCTGCCGTCGAGGCCAGGTCGCGCGGGTCCGCGGTGACGGTGGAGGCTCTGCAGGTGACGAGGCTCGCGGATATGCGCCCGGACGCTCACCCCGGCCCGTACTTCCATCCCTTCCCGTTCGCCGGGGCCGGCGGCGAGAAGAAGAGGGAGCGGGTGCCGAACGACTGCGTGTACTCGTGCCTCCCCGGCCCCATCGACACGTGGAACGAGATCCTGCTGCAGATGGTAAAGAGATGGAGAGGTGCCTCCTCCTCCAGATGA
- the LOC123116123 gene encoding serine/threonine-protein phosphatase 7 long form homolog: protein MGGFVWCLQVWMWERMPVGRPEKNKTPPEGWVAHDGRYGEDPWRFPTVAYCWEMANVYTGSSVARYKCYINELDMLTHKQVDWEPYDVDYAFRLNEMCTRDRNIWRARCPLICFYAVEWHYPDRVARQFGRRQGTPRDESFETSQFLHRISRKNNPETSTWAIKHSEWISLWNQRVALVEKERRQHSDSVYEEHLKWLARRYRLKLKPGWNRSELEELDRESGYMDFNVQTRDNEGTQLDYAQLHDRVGMELLHCVNEAGVALGEDEGSGSSEKSLRKTMKSFVSRFHKIAAMLSCHGSKAVLTAGASTSRDNRRRRRLVLQQEQQEEQLQEEPEQEEAQQDEEEYNQDEEEVLGMSQMDDAPEPSQPTQHTPRSKRGRKK from the exons ATGGGTGGCTTTGTTTGGTGCCTTCAGGTTTGGATGTGGGAGCGGATGCCCGTTGGACGCCCCGAGAAAAACAAGACACCTCCTGAAGGATGGGTCGCACATGACGGGAGGTATGGAGAAGATCCTTGGCGGTTTCCGACCGTTGCCTACTGTTGGGAGATGGCGAATGTGTACACAGGCAGCTCGGTTGCGCGATACAAATGCTACATCAACGAGCTGGATATGTTGACTCATAAGCAG GTCGATTGGGAACCATATGATGTCGATTATGCTTTCCGGCTGAACGAGATGTGCACACGTGACAGGAATATTTGGCGGGCGAGATGCCCACTGATATGCTTCTATGCTGTCGAGTGGCACTACCCAGACCGTGTCGCAAGACAATTTGGGAGAAGGCAAGGGACACCAAGGGATGAGAGTTTCGAGACAAGCCAATTTCTGCATCG AATTAGTCGAAAGAATAACCCGGAAACTTCGACTTGGGCCATCAAGCACTCCGAGTGGATAAGTCTGTGGAATCAAAGAGTGGCCCTAGTGGAGAAGGAAAGAAGACAACATAGTGATTCAGTATATGAAGAGCATCTGAAGTGGCTTGCGAGACGTTACCGGTTGAAGCTAAAGCCCGGTTGGAACCGTTCGGAATTAGAAGAGTTGGATCGTGAGAGCGGGTATATGGACTTCAATGTACAAACGAGAGACAACGAAGGGACACAACTTGACTATGCACAACTACACGACCGAGTG GGCATGGAGTTATTGCATTGTGTTAACGAGGCTGGTGTAGCACTTGGTGAAGATGAGGGAAGTGGATCATCTGAGAAATCTCTTAGGAAAACAATGAAG AGTTTCGTGAGTCGATTCCACAAGATAGCAGCTATGCTCTCTTGCCATGGAAGTAAAGCCGTCCTCACGGCTGGAGCTTCTACTAGCCGGGACAATAGACGTCGTCGTCGTCTTGTCTTGCAACAGGAACAACAAGAGGAGCAACTGCAAGAAGAGCCAGAGCAAGAGGAGGCGCAGCAAgatgaagaggagtacaatcaagaCGAAGAGGAGGTGCTAGGGATGTCCCAAATGGATGATGCGCCTGAGCCATCACAGCCCACACAACACACGCCGCGCAGCAAAAGAGGAAGGAAGAAGTGA